GCCGGCCTGAGTGCGCCGGCCAGCCAGCCCAAGGCGGTTGAGGCGGGCAACTTTGGCGATGCCATGAAGGTGGCGCTGCAGTCCGTCAGCCAGCAGCAAAGCAAGGCACAGGCCTTGCAGCGCGAGCTGCAGCTGGACAACCCCACCGTCAGCCTGGAAGAGACGATGGTGGCGATGCAGAAATCGCAGATTGGTTTTCAGGCGGTGCTGCAGGTGCGCAACCGGCTGGTGTCGGCTTACTCCGACATCATGAACATGCAGGTGTAAGGCAGTTCAGCACGGGCCGTCGCAAACCCGCGCGCGGCCGTCCGCTTGGATCTGCACCTGACGCCGTTGG
Above is a window of Inhella inkyongensis DNA encoding:
- the fliE gene encoding flagellar hook-basal body complex protein FliE encodes the protein MNPVQLKPFDFAAAVARAGLSAPASQPKAVEAGNFGDAMKVALQSVSQQQSKAQALQRELQLDNPTVSLEETMVAMQKSQIGFQAVLQVRNRLVSAYSDIMNMQV